A genomic stretch from Setaria italica strain Yugu1 chromosome VII, Setaria_italica_v2.0, whole genome shotgun sequence includes:
- the LOC101765748 gene encoding uncharacterized protein At1g04910: MGRKPDAVAKPHFSGSVGAGASSPRAARKAPPSPVFLGTALFVLGFVSLFTGHVVTDADWSRIRSRWRSKQIRIYEPIDIWKSRYSSIYYGCSGRSVNFRSAVPENSSTGYLLIATSGGLNQQRIGITDAVVVAWILNATLVVPELDHHSFWKDDSDFSDIFDVDWFISYLSKDVTIVKRIPYEVMLSMDKLPWTMRAPRKSVPEFYIDEVLPILMRRRVLQLTKFDYRLTSELDEDLQKLRCRVNFHALRFTNSIRTLGQKLVRKLRLMSPRYVAVHLRFEPDMLAFSGCYYGGGEKERKELSEIRKRWDTLPELSAEDERSRGKCPLTPHEVGLMLRALGFGNDTNLYVASGEIYGGEETLRPLRELFPNFYTKEMLAGDDLKLFLPFSSRLAAIDFIVCDESDVFVTNNNGNMAKVLAGRRRYMGHKRTIRPNAKKLNVLFQRRKQMGWDTFSQKVQKVQRGLMGEPDDIRPKQDDFHEFPSACICLRKPGNVSVTT; encoded by the exons ATGGGGAGGAAGCCTGACGCGGTAGCCAAGCCGCACTTCTCCGGcagcgtcggcgccggcgcctcctcGCCGAGGGCGGCACGGAAGGCGCCGCCTTCTCCGGTGTTCCTGGGAACCGCGCTGTTCGTCCTAGGGTTTGTGTCCCTGTTCACGGGACACGTGGTCACCGACGCTGATTGGTCGCGGATCCGGAGCCGGTGGCGATCCAAGCAG ATTAGGATATATGAACCTATAGATATTTGGAAATCGAGGTATTCCAGCATCTACTACGGATGCAGTGGGAGAAGCGTGAATTTCAGAT CTGCTGTGCCAGAGAACAGTTCCACTGGTTACTTGTTGATTGCTACCAGTGGGGGGCTGAATCAGCAGCGTATAGGG ATAACAGATGCTGTTGTGGTTGCCTGGATTTTGAATGCCACACTCGTTGTACCTGAGTTAGACCATCACTCATTCTGGAAGGATGATAG TGACTTCTCTGACATTTTTGACGTGGACTGGTTCATTTCCTACCTATCAAAAGATGTAACAATTGTTAAAAGGATCCCTTATGAAGTGATGTTGTCAATGGATAAACTACCGTGGACCATGCGAGCGCCTAGGAAATCAGTGCCTGAGTTTTACATTGATGAAGTTTTGCCAATACTCATGCGAAGGCGA GTTTTGCAATTAACCAAATTTGATTATAGGCTCACTAGTGAGCTCGATGAAGATCTGCAAAAGCTACGTTGCCGAGTAAATTTTCATGCATTAAGATTTACAAATTCCATACGTACTCTGGGTCAGAAACTTGTGCGAAAGCTGAGACTCATGAGCCCACGATATGTCGCAGTTCACTTGAG GTTTGAACCTGACATGCTTGCATTTTCTGGCTGCTACTACGGAGGtggtgaaaaagaaagaaaggaactGAGTGAAATTAGGAAACGGTGGGATACATTACCT GAATTGAGTGCTGAGGATGAGCGCAGCAGGGGGAAATGCCCATTGACTCCTCATGAAGTTGGTTTAATGCTCCGAGCTCTTGGTTTTGGTAACGATACAAACCTGTATGTTGCTTCTGGAGAAATATATGGTGGAGAGGAAACTCTCCGACCTCTTAGGGAACTCTTTCCAAATTTCTACACCAAGGAGATGCTTGCTGGGGATGATTTGAAACTATTCCTTCCTTTTTCGTCACGGCTGGCTGCAATTGACTTCATCGTTTGTGATGAAAGTGATGTCTTCGTTACAAATAATAATGGAAACATGGCCAAGGTTTTAGCTGGCCGAAG GCGATACATGGGCCACAAGAGAACTATTCGTCCAAATGCAAAGAAACTCAATGTACTGTTTCAGAGACGGAAACAGATGGGCTGGGATACGTTTTCGCAGAAGGTACAGAAAGTCCAGAGGGGTCTTATGGGAGAACCGGATGATATCAGACCAAAACAGGATGATTTCCATGAATTTCCATCAGCGTGCATCTGCTTAAGAAAACCTGGGAATGTATCAGTTACAACATGA
- the LOC101765343 gene encoding malate dehydrogenase, cytoplasmic — protein MLSNSVLQRLASWCPWLLSQLRDEPKLKQPVKVLVTGAAGQIGYAIVAMIARGLMLGPDQPVVLHVLDIPRMADALNGVRMELVDAALPLLRGVVATSDEAEAFQGVNFAVLIGGWPRKDGMERKDLIAKNVAIYKSQASALQQQAAPNCKVLVVANPANTNALMLKEFAPAVPAKNITCLTRLDHNRALGQIAERLGVHVADVRNVVVWGNHSSTQFPDASHATARTEHGEKPVTELVADEKWLREEFVSTVQQRGAAVIKARKQSSSLSAASAACDHMRDWILGTPKGTWVSMGVYSDGSYGVPEGIFYSFPVTCEKGEWSIVQGLHVDDFARSKMDLSANELDEERSMAYEFVNT, from the exons ATGCTATCCAATTCTGTCCTCCAGAGGCTGGCAAGCTGGTGCCCGTGGCTGCTCAGTCAGCTCAGAGATGAGCCGAAGCTGAAGCAGCCCGTCAAGGTTCTCGTCACCGGCGCCGCGG GGCAGATCGGGTACGCCATAGTCGCCATGATCGCGAGGGGCCTGATGCTCGGGCCGGACCAGCCGGTGGTGCTCCACGTGCTGGACATCCCGCGCATGGCGGACGCCCTGAACGGCGTCAGGATGGAGCTGGTCGATGCCGCCCTGCCTCTTCTCAGAG GTGTTGTGGCGACGAGCGACGAGGCTGAAGCGTTCCAAGGCGTCAACTTCGCCGTGCTGATCGGCGGATGGCCGAGGAAAGACGGGATGGAGAGGAAAGACCTGATCGCCAAGAACGTCGCCATCTACAAGTCCCAGGCCTCGGCGCTGCAGCAGCAGGCCGCGCCAAACTGCAAG GTCCTGGTGGTGGCGAACCCTGCGAACACGAACGCGCTCATGCTGAAGGAGTTCGCGCCGGCGGTGCCCGCCAAGAACATCACCTGCCTGACGCGACTCGACCACAACCGCGCCCTGGGCCAGATCGCCGAGAGGCTAGGCGTGCACGTCGCCGACGTCAGGAACGTCGTCGTGTGGGGGAACCACTCCTCCACGCAGTTCCCGGACGCCAGCCACGCCACGGCCAGGACCGAGCACGGGGAGAAGCCCGTCACGGAGCTCGTCGCCGACGAGAAATG GTTGAGGGAGGAGTTCGTGAGCACCGTgcagcagcgcggcgcggcggtgatCAAGGCGCGGAAGCAGTCGAGCTCGCTGTCCGCCGCCAGCGCGGCCTGCGACCACATGAGAGACTGGATCCTCGGCACACCAAAG GGTACGTGGGTGTCCATGGGGGTGTACTCTGACGGGAGCTATGGCGTCCCAGAGGGCATCTTCTACTCGTTCCCGGTGACGTGCGAGAAGGGAGAGTGGTCTATCGTGCAGG GTCTTCATGTTGATGACTTTGCACGATCCAAGATGGACCTTTCGGCGAACGAACTCGATGAGGAGAGGTCCATGGCGTACGAGTTTGTTAACACTTAA